The following coding sequences are from one Onychostoma macrolepis isolate SWU-2019 chromosome 24, ASM1243209v1, whole genome shotgun sequence window:
- the LOC131533587 gene encoding ankyrin repeat and SAM domain-containing protein 6-like: protein MSLAPGDPLLWFRVCDEGVLEDPLGFGHVDGTDEEGNTALMFASAGGHEQLVRFLLRKGAAVDRRNHYGWTPLMQAARFGQLSVAHILLENGAEINGRNRMGASVLSMAARGGHAHMAKLLLENGAFVDDFDHLAAAEGSSSGDSGTFPEIRALLAAAQHGHEAVVRLLLDWGAEVNFCQKSSGWSALMLAAAGGAVSVTQQLVERGADADHLNVLGKTAFELALQLQHREVKNYLDSITTVRPQPDDEKKRPDVFHALKLGNAQLVKEIVEEDASQVNVSNADGASPLMMAAVSGQLEVVQLLVDKHADMDRQDSVHGWTALMQATYHGNKDVVKFLLNQGADVNLRAKNGYTAFDLVMLLNDPDTELVRLLASVCMQVEKDKSKHRGKSTIKRRPSLNVPPPPDDKGGLKSWWNRMSNRFRKLKLTHTLRHGLSTNRLAPFPDEVPLDATMKAEESSAAAAPPSGAPSTDVCSAWSSKSKDCGLNGTRSGKDDFLITTMLRNGAPLARLPIEKLKAVIPPFLPPSNFEPWNSERCGAAKEGRNGNMPQRPGRSSCANSDITSISRVVSRSIKFPSITKGPSPSNSGSYNSAHSSGGSNGVGGVNRHASDSHNRSGGSSADSVLSQIVAQRKRAAGLLDSRTPAAAEVPSTVPTPLPSAPDINLTDHSDSHSRRKLELKKRPQSGNSSTSKSTSPTLTPSPSPTPKPPAADSLSSASTQPRSKSSGGSSSGTITDEDELSGILKKLSLEKYQPIFEEQEVDMEAFLTLTDGDLKELGIKTDGPRQQILAAISELNAGKGRERQILQETIHNFQSSFGSSASNPRPAGYPRSPSGWSRHQLQSSSRR from the exons ATGAGTCTGGCGCCGGGGGACCCGCTGCTGTGGTTCCGCGTGTGTGATGAGGGCGTTCTGGAGGATCCGCTCGGGTTCGGTCATGTGGACGGCACCGATGAGGAGGGAAACACGGCGCTCATGTTCGCCTCCGCCGGGGGACACGAGCAGCTGGTCCGGTTCCTGCTGAGGAAAGGAGCGGCAGTGGACCGACGGAACCATTACGGCTGGACTCCGCTGATGCAGGCTGCGAG GTTCGGTCAGCTGAGCGTGGCTCATATTCTGCTGGAGAACGGTGCGGAGATCAACGGCAGGAACCGGATGGGCGCCAGCGTCCTGAGCATGGCTGCGCGCGGAGGGCACGCTCACATGGCCAAACTCCTGCTGGAGAACGGCGCCTTCGTGGATGACTTCGATCACCTGGCGGCAGCGGAGGGCAGCAGCAGCGGAGACTCCGGCACGTTCCCAGAGATCAGGGCTCTGCTGGCGGCCGCTCAGCACGGACATGAGGCAGTGGTCAGGCTGCTGCTGGACTGGGGCGCGGAGGTCAACTTCTGCCAGAAGAGCTCAGGCTGGAGCGCGCTGATGCTGGCGGCGGCCGGCGGGGCGGTCAGCGTGACACAGCAGCTAGTGGAGCGAGGAGCGGACGCAGATCATCTCAATGTCTTGGGCAAGACAGCCTTCGAGCTGGCGCTTCAGCTGCAGCACAGAGAGGTGAAGAACTACCTGGACTCCATCACCACCGTCCGGCCACAGCCAG ATGATGAGAAGAAACGACCTGATGTCTTCCACGCGCTGAAGTTGG GGAACGCTCAGCTGGTGAAGGAGATCGTGGAGGAGGACGCGTCTCAGGTGAACGTCTCGAATGCAGACGGCGCGTCTCCTCTGATGATGGCGGCAGTCAGCGGGCAGCTGGAGGTGGTGCAGCTGCTGGTGGACAAACATGCAGACATGGACAGACAGGACTCGGTGCACGGCTGGACGGCGCTCATGCAGGCCACGTATCACGG GAATAAAGACGTGGTGAAGTTTCTTCTGAATCAGGGCGCTGACGTCAATCTGAGAGCCAAGAACGGTTACACAGCCTTTGATCTCGTCATGCTCCTGAACGACCCGG ACACGGAGCTGGTGCGGCTGCTGGCGTCTGTCTGCATGCAGGTGGAGAAGGACAAGAGCAAACACCGAGGAAAATCAACCATAAAGAGACGCCCATCTCTAAAtgttcctcctcctcctgaTGACAAAGGCGGCCTGAAG TCCTGGTGGAATCGCATGTCCAACCGCTTCCGCAAACTCAAGCTGACGCACACGCTGAGACACGGGCTCTCCACCAATCGGCTCGCTCCGTTCCCAGATGAGGTTCCTCTGGACGCCACCATGAAAGCGGAGGAGTCGAGCGCAGCTGCAGCGCCTCCTTCTGGAGCTCCGAGCACAGATGTCTGCTCCGCGTGGAGCAGCAAGAGTAAAGACTGCG gtttgAACGGAACAAGAAGTGGGAAAGATGACTTCCTCATCACGACAATG CTGAGGAACGGTGCGCCGCTAGCTCGTCTGCCCATTGAGAAGCTGAAGGCCGTCATCCCGCCGTTCCTGCCGCCGTCGAACTTTGAGCCGTGGAACTCGGAGCGCTGTGGAGCAGCGAAGGAGGGCCGGAACGGAAACATGCCGCAGAGACCCGGCAGGAGCAGCTGCGCCAACTCCGATATA ACGTCCATTAGTCGAGTGGTCAGCAGGTCCATCAAGTTTCCCAGCATCACTAAAGGCCCCTCCCCCTCCAACTCAGGCAGTTATAACTCCGCCCACTCCTCAGGTGGATCCAATGGTGTGGGAGGAGTCAACCGCCACGCCTCCGACTCCCACAACCGCTCAG GCGGCAGCAGTGCGGACAGTGTTCTGTCACAGATCGTGGCTCAGAGGAAGAGGGCAGCCGGTCTGTTGGACAGCAGAACGCCGGCTGCTGCTGAGGTGCCCAGTACTGTACCGACGCCGCTGCCCTCCGCTCCGGACATCAACCTGACCGACCACAGCGACAGCCACTCTAGACGG aagCTGGAGTTAAAGAAGCGTCCTCAGTCTGGAAACTCGTCGACGTCCAAGAGCACGTCACCCACCCTCACGCCCTCTCCATCACCCACACCCAAACCACCCGCCGCTGACTCGCTCTCATCCGCATCCACACAGCCCAGATCCAAGAGCAGCGGCGGCTCCAGCAGTGGCACCATCACGGACGAGG ATGAGTTATCTGGGATTCTGAAAAAACTTTCTCTGGAGAAATACCAGCCCATCTTTGAGGAGCAGGAG GTGGACATGGAGGCGTTTCTGACTCTGACTGACGGAGACCTGAAAGAGCTGGGAATTAAAACAGACGGGCCACGGCAGCAGATACTTGCAGCCATATCTGAGCTGAACGCTGGGAAA GGGAGGGAAAGACAGATTTTACAAGAGACCATCCATAACTTCCAGTCGTCGTTTGGCAGCAGTGCCAGTAACCCTCGACCGGCGGGGTATCCACGCT CTCCGTCAGGCTGGAGTCGCCATCAGCTGCAGTCGTCCAGCAGACGGTAA